The sequence ataatattttttttctttactttgttgTCTATGATTTTCTTTTGCTGTGAATACTTTCACATCCTTTGTTTGCATGGCCTATATGACCAATAATAAAGTTGATTATGATTCCCATTATTTAAATTGGGCAGATTAATTTATGGGCTAAAACATGCATGTTCACGCTCATGTCTCCGGACCAAAGCAGAGTTACAGATCAGTTTTTACATCTCAACCCAGATGAGCTGAAGCTGGTCAGGACTATCAAGCCTGTAAACATGCTGTGGACGGGAAAAGGAGCCACTTAAATAACGGGGGGAAAGACCCTTATCAAACATGTGAGCACGCGGAATGAAGCTGTTATAGAGGCCGTGGTGAATCACAGTGCGTGATAATCAAGAGACAGTGAATTAATTCCGACCAAGTTTCTGATCCAAGTTAACACAATCACAACATTTGTCGTGTTAAATTAATTATTAATCAGCTGATGTGATTGCAGAGTGTGGAAAAATGCGCTGAGTGTTCACAAGGGTCCTCATTAAATTACGAATACACTTCATCTTTAAATGCTTTTCCTTCTCATTTAAGTCCAATCAAAGCGGAACACTTCAAATTAAACTCCCGCAGGCTGGGACGCAGAATCCAAAGTCCAGACAGCAAAGTGACGGAAAATATTCCACCAGTCTTTGCTCAGCACTTTCAGTAAGACTGAAACCTAAACTATTTTCCACAGAAATGACCTCATGAAACAAATCCCGAGCATAATCAGATTTATTTAGTGGAAGATACCCTCATCAGATGGAGATCACAGTGGGATTGTAACGATATGAGGAACATAACGAAGCGCCCTCGCGCGCCATCAAACGGCTTGATCCGTCTATTAGGCTGAAATGTATATCTCTGGGTTATGATCTTGTCCTCAGGTCGATATTTTCAGCGCACAAAAACAATTTGTCAGCACGGGCAGAAAGAGAAGCAGGGCGCAGCTCAGACTCTGGATGCGATTGGTCTGCGCGCGCCTGCAGTGCAGCACCGCTGCCGCGTTAAAACACAATTGGTTGGCTTGTATCCGGGCAAGAAGCGGGCTCCCAGTGCGCGTACAAACGGGAAACCCCGGCCACAGCACAAAGGCAGTAGTATGTAAAATACAGCTGCatggaaagagaaggaaagagcgCGGGGATAAAGCACTCCGCGTCCCTATTAAACAAATCAGATCAGATGTTCTTGTGGCTTCAGAGAGCGGAGGTGTGGTGATCATGAAGTGAAACAATGACTTCACTAAAATAAGCACCCTTTTAATTTCTCGGGGCATAAACACGATGATTCTTAGGGGCATTTCATTCTCCAACTGCATATCTTAATTAATAGCTAGATCATTCTAATCGAAACAGACAGCAGGGCAGTTTAATCTGTGCGCCAACGTGCAGGCTTCTTATCGTCATGATttccaaagaaagaaagaaagaaagaaagacagcaagACAAAACATTTTCCTGCAGGCTGCCATCTTCACCATGTCCAAACGCTTCAGGTACGTGTACAAGGTGGCTCAGCTCTGTGAAGAGTCAGTGGGTATAATTTGCTTTAGAGTGGAAACGCCACATGTCTTCATAACCCTTAGACTAATATAACACTTAGACTAATATCCTTTGGATGATGTAGGGTTTGGTCATTTGTTTGACATTAAATGGACAAAACACAGGTCCCCGGTTGGTGGAGCGCGTATCTCTACTCGCTCACGCGCTGAGGGTTTCTTTCCACCTCGTGTTTTTCTCTCCAAAAGGCCCTTTGTGAGTCAAAACGAAGCTGACACGCAACCTGTGCAGCCTTGATGCGGCTCTAAAGGTTTTCTTACTGATTTGTTGTGTCATTCTGATAATGAAAcccttttgttttcttatttgttGAATAATTTCGTCCGAATTAATTAACCTCTATGAAGTCATCCAAAGGAGCAGATAACGGCACAGCTGAAGCCATCCACATGTGATGAGCTCATCGCAGTCACATTGGTGTTAAACAGGGAGGATTTGTGTAAAATGCATTGTTTATTCCACGTGGCTTGCTTTCAAAATGTGCAACTCAGCCTGCAGCATCTGCACATAGGCAGGGAAAGCTGAAGGCCCGCCGGGCACTTTAATTGTTGGATTTTTGTCTctataaaatgtcttaaaaaagCACAAGAAGACCCGTTTAATACATGAAAGTTTTGTCAGAGCGCAATGTGGGACTGTAACTTAATCATGCAGACGCACAGCTTCAGCTGACAGTTTTCACCGTTGTTTTATTCATCACGCAACACAACTTGTTCAGAGTTTATTTCCAGTTTTAATTTGgcgcagaaactgcagctgcagcttttCAACTCCAACTTTGTTGCGGTTCTCCCCAACAACCGCTGAGATGCGTAAGAAAAGAAAGTGCACAGAGGAGACCGAGGACAGCCATTTTCTTTGTCGTTGCTCACATTAACGCGCACGGAAAGCGGGTTTACTGCCGGGCTGCGGCGGAGGAAATGGTCGAGCGCTTCCATCTCTGTCTCCTCGAAGACGAATTTCATCGCTTCTCCAGAGGTGTCAAGCCAGACAAGAGGCTTATCAATCATTTGGCCTTCGAACAGACAAATCCGACCAATTACGATCCAGGAAGGGTTCGCGAGAGCTCCGAGCTGCGCAGCACATCCTTCCACCTTAACGCGCCCTTTAGTTAGCCTACACAGAAGAGCAGCAAGCGACTGTTATAAGGAAGCGCGAAATGTGAGACACTGGAAACCGCGGAAATAATAGCTGCGTTATGTCATTTAAGCAGAAAATAGGTCAGGAGAAGAAATCTGTCGGCTCCTGTTGAGTTTCACACTGGATTCATGCACCTGACACAAACAGCTGTTTGGGTCAGAGGTGTCATTTTAGCCTTACTGAAGACGGCACGTGGGCTCATTTATATCATAAGAAAGACTGATTTTCAGAGGTTTCTCTCCCAGTAAACTGAACACTTAATAATCAGtcatctttgttttgttgtcatgTAACAGACTGCTAATCATTGGTAACACGTTTCATTGGCTGGAACTGAAGAAAAAACGGAGTTTAGTCGCTTTTAGAAGAACTTCGCTGGGAATGGGCCTTGCTGGAAACAGCTGGGATAAGTTACCCCCCCCAGTTGTAGATGTTGGATGAATGAAAACTTTTTCCATGCTCCAGGAAACCCAGCTGAAGTGGGGCTACAGCACGGTCTGTATTGGTCTGGGTGGCCTACATAATTAGACGATGTTCCTCTGAAAATACACACTTGCTCACAGACTTCTTCACGCAGCCACAAATAGAGCCAAGGACAGATTCAGCTGCTTCTGATGTAATGTTAACCATTTAAAGATCATCACAGCACAACCCCTCTTCCCCTTAAAATGAATTCTCAGCTCTTATCAATTCGTTATTTCATCTTTTAAAGGTAATAAGCACAGAAAGAAACACACCAAACATAGTCATTTGCAAACAATTTTATTATTGCAAAACATTTTCTAGGAAGCCTTCAATTTTCAGCTTGCACATAAAAGTGCTCCTGTTCTCACGGAGCAGCTCAACACACCGCAGATCACTGGATATTCCTACAAAAAGTTGGCATGTATGACAAAGGAAATGTGCTTATTACACACTTTATTTGCTGCCGTGTTGCAAACTAAGCCAATTCTATCCCATATAAGGCAGTCCTGCCCTCATGGAAAATGCTGTGTTTAAAAACCACCCTGTTGGTAGTCCTAATCTGACGGACAACTCAGCTCAATTTGCAGATTTGCAACGGATAGTCGTTCTCGAGTCTGCTGTTTAAATGGAAGTGAGTTGTGCTCAGTATCCATGACTCAAAACACACTGAACGGAGAGTAAATGACAGGAGACACATACATCAAACATGAATAATCTTCCACTTCTTTCCTCTTCcttttccacaacacaaatcatATCCACTGACAGGGAAGgtgctttattttctttatctGCTTGTCTAAGCATGCCTAATGGCATCATCTGTCCAAGCAGCACTCACTCTCGATTAAAACTGTTCATCtgtttacacacacactcactcacatccAGACACAGTGTAATTTACCACAATTCAATAGATTTTCCTCCTTACAAAAGTCTCCTCGTAGCCTACGTTTGCCTGACATTAGACGGCTGAGTGTACAAATCAAATTACATCCATAGAAAAAGtgaatatttacaaaagtaAGTGCACCTTCAAGTAGAGTTCTGTCATTCACTGGATCAAATATTTTGAAGATTAAACTACGTTTGAAGAAGCTGAAACCGGATACTGCATGTGAGAAAATCCCCAGAAATAACAACAGGTCAGACTAGAAGTAGAAATCTGCAAAAATGCAACAAAGGAGTCTTTTTGTAAATCTGAGctttacaaaaagaaaacatcaaagGTTCATTTTTTACATTCAAGCATCCAAAAATACaaatatctatatctatatatatgtatgtatatgtatatgtatatatatatatcatatacaTTTATACAGTTACACAGCCGGGTGCCGGGTGTCTCATGCTGTTATGTATTCCTTGAACGTAACTGTGAGGCAGTTTGCAGTGATATCTGTGATGACTATATTCCCAAGAAAAGGCTGGAAAGAAGGAAATGtctcctcttttttctttttgtggtcaGAAACAGGCACAGAGTCAACTTTCTGCTCCTCTGCAGGTTCGTGCGTTTCAGTCTGAGCTTGAGTTTCTGTTTGTGTCACATCTTGTGGACGTGTTGGCGCCACAGCTTGGCCGTGCGTCTCAGGCTGCGCTGTGGCTGAAGATGTGGGCCTCGACTTGACGATACTCAAGTCTATGGGCTCCTCCTGGTCTGCGTACGCACAGTCCTGCAGTTCAGTGCGACTCTGGTGTCCGTTTTGGtcgatgctgctgctgctttgggAGGGTGAGGAAGCCGTGTTTGGAGCGCCGATGCTCCCGCAACTCAAAAACCTCTTACTGCTGCCATGTTCCTCACCATCTGTGTCGGAGAGGTGTCGCTTTAGTCCTTGAAACCCACCCTGACTTCCTCTGTTGTCGAGCAACGAGGGAGCTCCTCTCTCCAAAGGCAGGGAGAGCAGATTAGGACTGCTTGTCAGTTGTAAAGGCTGATCTGCTGGAAGCTGCCCCTGACCCTTGACCTCATCATGTTTATCCTGTTTTGTCACAGTTGGCTCTATTTGAGGTGACAGCTCCTTTTCTTTGGGGCAATCTCCTTTCAATCCAGAGCTGAGAACAGTGGGTTTGTCTTTGGGGTGTTTTGCAAATCCATTCATGAGGCCGAGCTTTTTGACGAGCTTCATCTTCTCGAGGTGCCTCTCCATGCTGCTCTCCGTGGGTCCCTGCGGTGGCTTTTCAGCACTTTCTGAGTCACAGTTTTTGATTTTGGTCGTCTGCATACCGTTTTCCATGTACTTGCTCATTACAATAACAATCCGCCCATTCTTGTTCTTGTTCTTCACGATCTttagtttgctgctgctgacaCCGTTAGCCTGCGCTGAAGTGTCTTCTTTAGCCTTCACCTTCTCTGGCCCTTTGTGCCCGTTGAGATCAGCtggaagcttcttcagctccatgGTGATATCTTTCACTTTAGTCAGACAGCCTGAGTCTTTGTCCCGAACCCACTTTTGCTGCAGCACCGGGGGCAGGTTGTATCCTTTATTAGCCAGCTCTGGAGCTTTGACCTCTCGAGGCTTAGCAAACATCGGCTCGTGCACCTTCAGGTCCGGTTGATAGTGGTGATGCTTCTTGCTGTTGAGCTGATAATAGAACTTCTTGCCGTTGGCCTGCTGTTCTGCCTCACGCTCCCTGCACAGTGGCTGGTACTGGTGGTGCTTCTTGCTGTTTAACTGGTACTGCTGGGCCTGGGGACGCAGCATCTGGATGGGGCTGGACTTCTGACAGCTGTCGTCCTCCAGGGACGCTTCTTGGAGGTCCGCCAGGATGCTGGACCTCCTGGCAAAAGAAGGCACCTGCAAAACAAGATAAACAGTGTTACTCAAGCTGCTCAAGCTCTGTCAATGTTACAAGAAGAATCGGGTTATATTTGGtgtttgaatacatttttttttttttttttttttttttttaaaaacgtccCTCTGAGCCTGGAATTTGATCAATGATGGCCTGACTTCCGTATCTATAGATGCATCTGTGTTGGGGTGCAACAAAAAGCCTCGCTTTCATGGGGCCCAGGAGCTGAAATGCTCCTTGGAATGTGTGAATGAGCTCTTCTGAGGTCCAAATGAGAGCACAGTTTATTTCAGTCCATGTTCACACTGCCCTCCTACAGCTCCCGTTCAGCTCTTTGAGCCAGCGGCTCGGCCATCACAGTGACATTTCAAAGTGTCTCCTGTGGCTGTGACCTCAGCTCAGAGGAATGCCACTGGTTGCTTGGTGTCCCATCTTTGACTCTATCCCATGTATTACCACCAACACCCTCCTGAGAGGAACAAAAACACTCCTCTGAGGGGATCTCTCCACCTTTTGGGCTCTTGATTGATGCGCTAAATGAATGCTTCACAGCCATTTAGCTAGAATTGGAAGGTCAGGAAACTGGAGCATTAAAAATTCAACAATAACAACGTGCACTAGTGTAATTACTGTTGATAATAAATATTCTAGCACTAACTATCAAGCTCATTGTTTAGAGTACTGTGCAAAATTATTCGGccacagtttgttcagttctaagcagctttaaagtgaatatctgctctgagctcctttattctccaacacagcctgaaccctctcagacagctttctgtcctttctttaaggagtcttcaggaatagttctccaggcttcttgaaggacatcccaaagctcttctttggatgtgggctgccttttgttccgttctctgccaacatgatcccacattgcttcagtaatgttgagctccgggctctggggaggattcatccctccatcagacctgttgccactgattttcagcccacttcttgtgtcctttggcacagctcagccttttctccctgtttcccttccttaagaacggcttcttgacagccacccttccatggagcccattactgatgaggcttgggccaacagcagatggatcagctgaaggtccagatgcatctctcagctcctgtgtcaggtctttgctggattttatcctctttcttaaggacatcactttcagatcctgttcatctgctgtagatagttctttaggcctgacacttcttcttttgtcctccacttgtccagtttcctcaaatgttttaaggacacactgcacaccatgctgagatatgccaagttttcagctaacagctctttgggaatcaccttgttgctgcagaaatcctattttctgtctgtcaaactgtgttatctttgctgtttttcatagatgcaactaaagaaatgggaacaaatgatgtgtctctgtgacaggctggtgacaaagtgcctaaagatccaatttaaaatggcttcacaaggactggactgaaaatgagtgaaaaagcagccaatgtccaaagaaaaactttgaaagaccttcagaaagccagGTTCTTTGGAATAAAATATGAATTGTATAATAAGGACTGTGACTCTGGAACAAAATCTAATGATGTCATCAGGAATATCTATAATTCTCGAGTTAATAACACACAAGCATGCATTGAAGATGTAACAAAAAATGCTTCAGTTGCTCCGTCGTAAATGTAAGAATTACTGTTAACAAAGACTGAGCCACATCAACAGTTCACAGTCAGGATATCACAGCTCGCTGCAAAGCTGTTCATGAGTTCATATGAGAAGCACAGCTTTACAGGAATGCCATCagcatcattttttaaattttaaatcctTCTTTCACTGGGAGTTTCACGAGGCTGGAGAGGGGATTATGCAAGAAAAATTATGTAAACTGTGCACAGAATGAATCctttacatttcagatcattaagagataaaaaaaacatggctcTCCAACCTGAACTAGAAGGTGCTTGGGCTTGGGTCCTCTCTTGCGATACCCCATCAGCTGCTCCTGACGTTCCCTGTGGGAGTAGAAAACAGCAGCCAATCAGTGAGCCGTTTCATAAGGATGAGTCGCTGTTGCATGGCAACATGATGTAATCGTAATGGGTGTCCTCCTCAGGCTCAGTTAGGAAACACAAAACCCACACTAAAGGTTAAAGTTATTCTTCCTGATAAAAATATCCGCTCAATTTAAATCATTGTGCGTTTATCCCTCCACAGAATCAAATATTTAGCATCTCGGTCCTTAAAAGTGACTTAAAGTTATGCTTGTTCCTGCTCAAAGAACATTCATTATCCATGATGTGTCTGTCCCTGCTGAAGATAAAGACTTCCTTTAGCTTTTCTACGTCTCCGTGCAAGTCTCTCTAAGCCAGTAAGTCAACACCACAGACAGGAGTGATGTCACATTCCTCCCCCACCCTCCTCCCCTCACATCTAATTACAATGACGACTCGGTGTATTTTCATAGCCTGGCATTCAGACGATTTGGCTCCCCGGAGAGACATGCAATTAGTTTCAATAGCGAGGCAGAGATAATTGCAAAAACAGACACAGAGTGATGTCGATGTTTTGCTTTAACGTGCGACCTGCGCCATAAAAGGTTGCTGAAGGCGAAGGCCGAGAGAAGAGCCAGTGACAGCTTAACATGCCTCGGATTCGAGAAAAACCACACTGTCCTGCAGATGTTTGGAGACCCACTCAGCTGACTGTTCAGCCATTCGCCGAGCAGCCAAAGGAGCTCCACAGGTTTAGATCTTTCATTGTGTTTTGACTGACTTATAGAAATGTGTCGTCCTAACTCTTGCAGCTCCATTACATCATAAGCTGTGAGTTTGAGCGTCACAGAGCAGAATGATGTAATGAGACTGTTGTCACGTGAGCGTCAGGAGGTTCCTCTGCACATCTGATTTAAACATGTGTGCATGCAGCCTGGTTGGTGGGACGGCAGGTAGCACCTACGCACGCTAACCTGATGCTAACCCCTGCCTCAGACATCACTTATCAGAGCCATAAGTGCCAAAAAGCAGCAGAAATTAGTTTAAAAAGTCTCTGTTATTTTGTCTCGAATACACAAATGAGTCAAGCTCTGGGACAAGAACTGGAAGAGTAGGACGCCCTGTTATTAAAAACCTGTCTGGTTTCGTTATTCTGGGACTTTTACCGGAGGCCTCATATCTTGTGAAGCTGGTTTATCCAAAACTAAACATACCTGTCTTGGAAAGCATCAAGCAGCCTTGGATCCAGGATGTTTTCCTCTGGTTCCCATGTGTTGTATCTATCCAGAGAGACGGGAGAAAACAGTGAGGCCACGTTGGCTTTTTAAGAAGTGGCTGACAATGGCTGGATTCTCCAAATTTAGGAGATTATCATCCAATTCAAAAGATAGTTGAAGAATCATCTCACAGCTGTTACTGTAGGTTTGCACGTGCGTTAACACGGGGAAAcacttacccccccccccccatactcGACTAATAAATCATGAGTAACTTTTACGCAGTGCAAAAAGGGGGAGGACACGGCAGCGTCCACACAAATCTAGATCTATGGGCAGTTCTTAAAAAACAGTGTTCAATTATAGACACGTCCTCCTTTAATTGGCACGCGGGGAATTGCATACATGCTATAACCACATCCATCATCGGGTCTAAGGCAAGAACGCGCAACCGCCCATCTGCGCGCCCACGGTCGCAAGAATGCTCACATTCACTCGCGCACATGAGTGTTTTGAATGTTGTGTCACCATAATGAGATCTGCTCTGCTTGGCTATGGGTGGACTTACCTTGGCGACCATCCTCTCCACTTGACCAGATACTCAACTCTCCCCTGTGAATGAGAACAAACGGGATAATGAGCGTTACTTTACTCCGCTGCACCGCCAAGCTTAGTGTAtgattatatatttaaaaaggaaGATGCAGTCCGATAAAAGGAACATGGAAACCGAAGAGAAATCGGCGTCCTCCTTCTACAATTTGCATGTGCGTAAAAACGTCCTTGGTGACAAACCTTCCTGCTGCGTTTCTTCTCGATGCTCTCCACCGCAAAGACGTGCTCTCCCGCGGCGGGTAGCTCCATTTTCCAATACAAGAGAAGAAggctcttgtgtttttttttttttggtcacggGACACCTTATCCTTTCTTTCAGATCCTTTTCACTTTCCCCCCCCCTTGCTTCTTCTCCGATGCGAAAGACAagacccccctcctcctcctgttttcACTGCGCTTCTTCCCTCGCTTTCCCCCTCGAACAGACTCGCTCTGCAGACGAGTTCAGGCTGCTGCAGCCAGAAAACACTTCATGCAAATAGTCGTTGATGTGACGTCCTACTGGGGGAGGCGATGGGGGCGGGGATGGTTCCCGTGATGCTTTCAGGGGTTGTCGGGGAAAATGTAATCACGACTTGAAAGTGGCGAGCATGGCAACCACGTATTGATTTCGCCTGCAGAGTGACAGTAGGAGGGATTTGAGATGTTTCTGGTCACATACGTGCACGTTTACAcaacatgtttctttttttttttaatcagctgTTGCAGCACTAATCAGACGGTGCAATCATTTCCTGTAAAGTACTCGGACTTTCACAGTGTTCCAATATTAAACCTCAACTGGTTTcactggaaagaaaaaaatggtttcTGGCTACAGACTTACAAGAATCAAGGCTTTTACACTGAAACAGACACCAAACAGCTACGAACCCCGCAGGCGGCCCACAGTTTCATTTTTGCATTATTTTGCCTCCCTTTGAGATTATTTTTGCATCCTGTaatagttgtttttttgtcccatttttgGTTATTTTACGTGACATTTTGGTCAAAAAATGAATCTATGTAAAAGTTTTGAACCCATGTTCAATTTGTGTAAAAATATTTTGACTTTAGTTGTTTTGCATCTAAGTGTAGCCATTATTTTGgttattttatgtcttttttttgtctttttcaagaCCCAAATGTGTTTGGTTTACTTTGTCCTCTTCACAGTTTGTGtcatatctttttttatttttggcatttttataTAAAAGTTGGTAGCATTTTGTGCCAATTTGCTATATCTTTGCTTGGGTTGTTTTGTGCGTTAATGTTTTTTGGTCACGAGGGCCATTTTAAGTCTCGAACCGTCAGCCTTGTATCTTCCTGTGATCATCTCAGGTGTTTTCATTGATATCATTTCAGCTTCT is a genomic window of Odontesthes bonariensis isolate fOdoBon6 chromosome 4, fOdoBon6.hap1, whole genome shotgun sequence containing:
- the LOC142378670 gene encoding E3 SUMO-protein ligase CBX4-like, which produces MELPAAGEHVFAVESIEKKRSRKGRVEYLVKWRGWSPRYNTWEPEENILDPRLLDAFQDRERQEQLMGYRKRGPKPKHLLVQVPSFARRSSILADLQEASLEDDSCQKSSPIQMLRPQAQQYQLNSKKHHQYQPLCREREAEQQANGKKFYYQLNSKKHHHYQPDLKVHEPMFAKPREVKAPELANKGYNLPPVLQQKWVRDKDSGCLTKVKDITMELKKLPADLNGHKGPEKVKAKEDTSAQANGVSSSKLKIVKNKNKNGRIVIVMSKYMENGMQTTKIKNCDSESAEKPPQGPTESSMERHLEKMKLVKKLGLMNGFAKHPKDKPTVLSSGLKGDCPKEKELSPQIEPTVTKQDKHDEVKGQGQLPADQPLQLTSSPNLLSLPLERGAPSLLDNRGSQGGFQGLKRHLSDTDGEEHGSSKRFLSCGSIGAPNTASSPSQSSSSIDQNGHQSRTELQDCAYADQEEPIDLSIVKSRPTSSATAQPETHGQAVAPTRPQDVTQTETQAQTETHEPAEEQKVDSVPVSDHKKKKEETFPSFQPFLGNIVITDITANCLTVTFKEYITA